The following nucleotide sequence is from Mobula birostris isolate sMobBir1 unplaced genomic scaffold, sMobBir1.hap1 scaffold_2983, whole genome shotgun sequence.
aagcCCTACCCCCTACTtcacccatctctctccctcccaaccATCTACCCCAGCCTAACCCATTACAGTTTAAACTCCGACCCTCTACTTCACCCCTGACAGTTCACCCCCTCCCTACCTGGTACTCGTTGACACAGTTGACCGCTACGTAGTCAATGACACAGCGCCCCAGCCACTCGTCAGCCCGGCCGCTCACGATCTCGTTGCGGCAGCTCTCCAGGTGAGGCTGCAGCTTGACCAGCAGGCTACGGGATAACAGGTAGCCGAAGCCGCCCAGGCAGTACCGGCCCTCCGTGTCGCCGCCAATGAATTCCTCAGGGCGGCCCATGTACAAGTCTGCGTCGATGCTCAGATGCTCGACCAGGGCTTTCACGCGGTCCGGCTCTGTGTACGTGTCGTCCTGCACGAAAAAGAACCAGTCGTAGTCGGCAGCGTAGTGCTGGAAAACGTACTTCACCGTCTGGTACATGTTCCAGATGGGCCGCTCGTCCCCGTGCGTCACGATGTACATCCCGTGAGGGACCTTCCTCCCTCTCGTGCCGGTGAAATACAACACTTTGTCCATGTGGCTGCCCATCGTCCGGTTCACGGCCACTGCCAGGCTGTTTAGCGTGTTCTTGGACGTGAGGACACCCACAAACAGACGCTCCCGGATGCCCAACTCTGTGCTAATGTAGCGGGACCTGCGGACACACACAGGGTCACTCACCCCTGGAACTGGGGCACAGGGTCACTCACCCCTGGAACTGGGTCACCCACCCCTGGAACTGGGTCACCCACCCCTGGAACTGGGGCAGTACGAGGCAGACAGAGTGAGTGAAggtccctctacaccatcccatcacacactcccagggtcagacacagaatgaagttccccctatactgtcccatcacacactcccagggtcagacacagagtgaagctccctctacactgtcccatcacacactcccagggtcagacacagagtgaagctccctctacaccatcccatcacacactcccagggtcagacacagagtgaagctccctctgcactgtcccatcacacactcccagggtcagacagagtgaagttccctctatactgtcccatcacacactcccagggtcagacacagagtgaagctccctctgcactatcccatcacacactcccagggtcagacagagtgaagttccctctacactggcccatcacacactcccagggtcagacacagagtgaagctccctctacaccgtcccatcacacactcccagggtcagacacagagtgaagctctctctacaccatcccatcacacactcccagggtcagacacagagaggagctgtgctgactgagctgggagaaatcgaggcaaaactactggataaagttcgtggaatactttggaggtggctctaaaagtctcttgaacaatcgagtgagtgacggcgctggtgaagaaactcggtgtgcagttttactgccggtttgggctgggtttgttggcggctgctaactgcatagctcccagctgcggccgctggcaactcgccaggaagccggttcgctccaaaaccggaggcaaacgccgtcgttcccccccattgacagcggggtaacgttcctcctccattgtttttcctgattttcgtccggtgttggtgccgaagcatctggaaggacgtttcggcctctcccggcctgggtctctgcaagtccgacggagcctttcctggcgtcgagccagcgaggaactgtcgactgcaaactttcccggccagttattcgactcgttccaggacttctaaccggcaccgctgtaggattctcggactggaaagagcgccagcatgccggaccggtctccagggagtcgcgggccttcggggagttacgcaagggcggctgcctccccggcctcggacaacgccctttttcggtcggtgaaggtggaacgtggggtgcaatgtattttgcgccctggaatgacactagaaaagtgtacggaggcaatggaggaccttgttgggaaaggtggtattctggccaccgagaaggagtttggaaaggcggtgttttatctggtgaatgaagagctagtgcaccgggccctaagcaggggagtcacggtagacagcatctttttacctatggagctggtgacggcccccacgcaacgtatcgtgcttgggcatgttaagcctttcattccaaatgaggacttgctacccccactggcccgtttagggcaagtaaggtcggagatcactgccatccgacacaaatttaagagacgcaccctccgcaccgtaatctctttccggcgtcaggtattcatgcagctggaaagggaggacgatgttgagggccggtttactgtccggcatgagggagtggattatcaggtgtactggagctccgagcgcccgcggtgccatgcgtgcaggggggtggggcactttcggagggactgtcctgccggccggaacccgagggagcccatttcgggcaccagtgccccagctacctctgcccctgatcctactcctgcacgtgcatctgcgcctgcatctgaccctgcccccgcccgtaatcctgccccagcccctcaccctgcccctgcccctacccctacctctactcctacggttgggtcggtccctgctcctctccctgtggttcgggtgggggacggggtggagtctgtgcggagtaagaaggcaaaggggaaatccaaacacagtaagaagcgggcctttgaggctgcagagctcacgcccatttcgcctgaagtggagcgtggggctcggggaggtgcgctagcagacggggcgatggaaacagagagcgccgccccatcggtgaagcctgcacctgtgtgctcctccggtgtgaagaggagaagggaacgttcccgcaagagggcaggggatgtagatgcggaggagtcccaggaaggggtgggaatccgggtaggggttggttctaaacctgagtccccagatgtagccaccagtcctggggaagatggtgtggttgtgcaaatagcttgtgatagccctgtttgcaccaatgaggcagccctggaggcctccacccaggacctacaagtcagcgcctctctggaggccagtgtaccgaataatgtaagaggagacgagacaaagcgctctcattctcagcaccaggctgcttgtgaatcccttggaccaaaggtgccgggttcccctctatgcctgccccctggggagggcgtttttctgtgcacgtcgaccccagcaattaatgacttgcagggagtccctggggattgtccctccactgtcgcaaatgtggatgaggctgatgcgacggtggagcgggcaggtaagagcgaggtgcccgctgcgcggtatgggtcacaagcgcagccatcttttggaacatgcggggaggccgatggggattctgtctgcagtgacgggttggagggggactctttcgatagtgaaataatggacatcctcacccctcctgagaagtccccattgatacctgtagaggaaattaagcattttattcttacctctgagggtgccaagcaccggcctcaactagcctcgctacgctggcccagcatgccgaggctggtgaggtccctgcgagtcatcctcggacgaaagggaaagggaaagaggaatgcggtggcggggaacgacagacggcaactaaaatccttcctagatgacctagtaagggacattagagggagaagcagcctcgctcctacgggggatggtgggtcacagggtgtcgctggtaccgctcgagcccggaaggcaaaaagtaaccttgctttctttccggacagtgtggtggagggcgcctccgctctcaccgaaatgggcacagctgctgagacctagtgtgctcccgccatgaagcttaccatagctagtctcaacgtaaacggcagcaggggtcctcttcgcaggcataacaatctctcagccctcagggatgggcggtatacggtgagtttcctgcaggaaacccataccatccctggggacgagtctgcttggctcctggagtggcggggcggggtctacatgagccacctcagctccatttctagcggggtggcgatcctgttggccccgaccttccagccagtaattgaaagagtccaggacgttgtgcccggccgtctgctccacctggttgtgcgcctggatggcgtaccattgcattttatcaatgtgtatgctcccaggcgcggtgtgatgcagacgcgcctattctgccagctgtccaccctgctgagctccatcgatcctggggattgcgtcatcctcgggggagatttcaattgtaccctcgaggcggaggaccgttcgggcctccaacgcgacccagcatcggcaaaaaagttaaaggagctagtcggctcctttgacttggtggacagctggcggaatcttcaccccaactctagcgccttctcgagaaggtctagagaaggaggttccaggatagaccgcatttacatctctcgggcctacgtctcccgcgtgtcggcgtcctccatgcggccggtgtcgtgctcggatcatcaccttgtgtggatggaatttattccactacaccctcgggtgggatccgggtactggcattttaacaaccggctgctggaggacagccgattccgggattcgttccgagctttctgggtctcctggaaggagaggcggagagatttctgctccctacggctatggtgggatgtgggcaaagcccacatccggtttttatgttgggagtacactagggggtcgacaaagaggcggagctctgaggttgagcggcttgagagagcgttgcttgacctggagtcccgcctcggtccgaccgctggagaccagcagctgtggcaggaataccaggagaagaaggacgcactaaggaacctgcagcttcagcagtcccgaggtgcgtacgtgaggtcacggatccaaatgctgcaggatttggaccgtggctcacccttcttctactcgttggaaaggtggcggggagttcaaaagcagctagtggagctgctggctgccgatggctcctccatcacggaccctgatggaattaacaacgaggtccgttcattctatcggtccttattctcgcctgatccgtcaaatgcggaggcgtgtaatgaggtctgggaggatttgccgaaggtcagcccagaggacgcagtgcgtctggatgcccccctgactcgggaggagctgtccactgcccttcggcaactccggaggggcaagtcccctggtttggatggactgagtgttgagttttatcaggctttttgggatgtcctgggggatgattacagccttgtcctaggggagagcctagccactggagaaatgcccctctcatggcggagagctgttgtggtcctactgcccaagaagggagacctccgcctgctaaagaactggcggccggtctccctcttgtgcgtggactacaagatcttcgcccgggcaatggccaaccgtctgggttcggtaattggacaggtggtccatcctgaccaatcttatacagtcccgggccgctccatccaggacaatgtccacctagtacgggacctgatccacctactccaggagactgggaccccggcagcgtttctttctcttgaccaggagaaggcttttgaccgggtggaccacagtttcctggtgggcaccctgcaggcttttgggctcggaccacactttgtggcccgagttcggctcctgtactctgccgcagagtgcctagttaaaattaatggatcattgacaggacctatccacttccgaagaggagtgcgtcaagggtgccccatgtccggtcaactctatgcgatctgtgtcgagccattcctcggccttcttcggcgaaggctgacaggtctggttctgcgcgaaccggacatgggggtcgtcctctcggcctacgccgatgacgtactcctcatgatgacagacccctgtgacctgcggaggatgtgcgagtgccaagatgttttctcggcggcatcctccgccaggatcaactgggcgaaatgttccggactcttagtaggccagtggcaggtggactccctgccggaggagatgagagcttttgagtggagcaccagacgtcttctctatctgggagtctacctgagtccttctggggagacctggctggcgaactggcaggacctggagacaaaggtcatggcccggctagggcgctggtcaggccttctcagggtgctttcctatcgaggcagggtggtggtcataaaccagctggtggcctccatgttgtggtaccggatggtcaccttggccccccctgccccttttgtcgcaagaatgcagaggaagctagtggacttcttctggggaaacaggaagcactgggtctctgcagcggttctgagtctcccagaaggagagggcggacagtcgctggtgtgtgtacgcacacgactggcggctctccgcctcaggacgctgcagagattcctgtacgccgagcaccctcccaggtggcacgtgttggcgactttcttcctccggaggggctgctgtcttgccgaagatatgcagctaccaccggcgggcgtcagccgtgctgctttgcagaggctgcccggcttctatcaggacctactgagagtctggaacatggttgcctcaggccgggaatcccctcctctggcagagggcggggtcctggccgacccttgccctgtctcaacggatgtcagtgcggctcaggtgtgtggaacgactcgggctgagctgctcgtcgggcccaggccccgcagccttacccgagagaggaatccacacaacttgagccgtctttcatcaacacccacaatcccatttagggatgcaggcaggaggtacctttatgggctgctgctccacaccctccacttcctagcatttgtccaccgtcccgacacgccatggcggtcggtctttccacctggaggtgaggggggtccccagtggaagtccctctacaagggagtccttcccatgcaccttggggatctcggctggagggtgctgcataaagcggtgccctgcaataagttctttagtttgtacacggatctcccagccgcgtgtcacttctgcgggctggaggagaccgtgtaccatatgtacgtggagtgtgtgaggctgcagccccttttcgcgtatttgcgtgggctgcttctcgccttctggttgcatttcagtcccaccctattcatatatggtcatccagtaaggaggggggcacagagggatgaggatgtccttgtcaacttgctcctggggctggcgaaaattgccatccgtggctcctggaaaagggtggcaggaggttctccccgggcggactgcctggctatgtttagggggtatgttcgagcccgggtgaacattgaaaaggaatacgcgcagtccacggcgaccgtcgagatgttccgggaccgttgggctccgcggggtgtaaatgccatcattgacgaggatggcaatatattggtttaacatgtattgtctgtttgtagtgtagtaaatgtgttattcactgggtttgtaaatattgtatagcaccgacatttgtaataaagaattttgttaaaaaaaaaaaaaaaaaaaaaagggtcagacacagagtgaagctccctctacaccgtcccatcacacactcccagggtcagacacagagtgaagctctctctacactggcccatcacacactcccagggtcagacacagagtgaagctccctctacaccgtcccatcacacactcccagggtcagacacagagtgaagctctctctacactggcccatcacacactcccagggtcagacacagagtgaagctccctctacaccgtcccatcacacactcccagggtcagacacagactgaagttCTCTCTACactggcccatcacacactctcagggtcgagggattgagttcaaaagagtGGGTTGTTTTGCTGCTTAAGTTGTTGctggtgttgttctgctgaataagCCATGTTGGAGCTGGAAtgtgtgggctgtccccagcacatcctcaggttgtgttggttgttaacacaagcaaCACGTTTCACTGATtccatgtacgtgtgataaataaattaatctcaaTCGATGTTGATCTGTACTGAGGGGATGTTGGCGATGAAGGCTGAGCTCTAATCTATGAAAAGCACCCTGATGTTTACTGCCGCTGTCCAGTTCAGCCAAggccgagtggacagccagacagaTTGACCTGCTGTAGACTGCAGACCATGGTCACGGGGGGAAAACTGCAGCGGCTTTAGGTCCTGGCTCAGGCAGGATTAAAAGTTCGATGATCACCCGCGGTAGGGGTGCCAAAAACTGGTAGGGCACAGGTGTAAGGTGGGACGGGGGTATTTAAAGGCAGCCTGAGAGACACGTTATCAATGCATTGGAGAGTGTATGGCTCTGGCAGGTACAATTTAAACACACTTAGAGGGTTACATaacagggaggggtgggggacagGGGGACCAACTGCAGGTAAATGGAGCAGGCTTTGGTCAGCAGAAACGAGTTGGCCTGTAGGACCTGGGGCTGTACCACTACGACAATCACAGCAACAGCCCTGTCCCCACTGGCACCGTCCCCTGTGtaatatactgacagatccgtccccaccg
It contains:
- the LOC140192885 gene encoding chondroitin sulfate glucuronyltransferase-like; protein product: SRYISTELGIRERLFVGVLTSKNTLNSLAVAVNRTMGSHMDKVLYFTGTRGRKVPHGMYIVTHGDERPIWNMYQTVKYVFQHYAADYDWFFFVQDDTYTEPDRVKALVEHLSIDADLYMGRPEEFIGGDTEGRYCLGGFGYLLSRSLLVKLQPHLESCRNEIVSGRADEWLGRCVIDYVAVNCVNEYQGRLLSGGVCGGNGEQC